Proteins encoded within one genomic window of Oncorhynchus tshawytscha isolate Ot180627B linkage group LG02, Otsh_v2.0, whole genome shotgun sequence:
- the prkcda gene encoding protein kinase C, delta a: MAPFLRIAFNSYDLGVLSPLAPSDPPFCAIKMKEALTTERGKTLVQRKPTMFPAWKASFDAHIYEGRVLQVLLMKTAEEPLAEVTVGVSVLAERCKKGNGRAEFWVDLQPSGKVMMAVQFFLEGATDTEGKLPTKEEEGGPTINRRRGAIKQAKIHEVKCHEFIATFFRQPTFCSVCREFVWGLNKQGYKCRQCNAAIHKKCIDKIIGRCTGTAANSRDTVFQKERFKIDMPHRFKNHNYMSPTFCDHCGSLLWGLVKQGLKCEDCAMNVHHKCQDKVANLCGINQKLLAEALTQVSQKSSSRRSDPTLPDPDIGVYEEVIRNSIGGLDDGPSYARLWEGSSPHPPSRLTHLTRINVDNFVFHKVLGKGSFGKVLLAELKGQGEWFAVKALKKDVVLMDDDVECTMVEKRVLALAWDNPFLTHLYSTFQSKEHLFFVMEYLNGGDLMFHIQEKGRFDLYRATFYSAEIICGLQFLHSKGIIYRDLKLDNVMLDHSGHVKIADFGMCKENVFGENQATTFCGTPDYIAPEILLGQKYSFSVDWWSFGVLLYEMLIGQSPFHGDDEDELFESIRTDTPHYPRWITKEAKDLMERLFERDSTRRLGIVGNIRVHPFFKTISWSALEKREVEPPFRPKVKAPNDCSNFDREFLSEKPRLSHGDKNFMDSMDQSAFAGFSFINPEMEHLLEK; encoded by the exons ATGGCGCCCTTCTTGCGGATTGCCTTCAACTCCTACGACCTGGGTGTGCTGTCTCCACTGGCCCCTTCTGATCCCCCCTTCTGTGCCATCAAGATGAAGGAGGCCCTCACCACCG agCGTGGtaagaccctggttcagaggaaGCCCACCATGTTCCCAGCCTGGAAGGCCAGCTTCGACGCCCACATCTACGAGGGGCGTGTCCTGCAGGTGCTGCTTATGAAGACTGCCGAGGAGCCATTGGCTGAGGTCACAGTGGGCGTGTCCGTCCTCGCCGAGCGCTGCAAAAAGGGCAACGGCCGTGCTGAATTTTGG GTGGACCTACAGCCCTCAGGGAAGGTGATGATGGCAGTGCAGTTCTTCTTGGAGGGAGCAACTGATACAG AGGGCAAGCTGCCCacgaaggaggaggaaggggggccCACCATAAACCGCAGACGAGGAGCCATCAAACAGGCCAAGATCCACGAGGTCAAATGTCACGAGTTCATCGCCACCTTCTTCAGACAGCCCACCTTCTGCTCCGTCTGCAGAGAGTTTGTCTG GGGCCTCAACAAGCAAGGCTACAAGTGCAGAC AATGCAATGCAGCCATCCACAAGAAATGCATCGACAAGATCATTGGCAGGTGTACGGGCACGGCTGCCAACAGCCGGGACACTGTG TTCCAGAAGGAGCGCTTTAAGATTGACATGCCACACCGCTTCAAGAACCACAACTACATGAGTCCTACCTTCTGTGACCACTGTGGCAGTCTGCTGTGGGGCCTGGTCAAACAGGGCCTCAAGTGTGAAG ATTGTGCCATGAATGTGCATCATAAGTGTCAGGATAAAGTGGCCAACCTTTGTGGAATCAACCAGAAACTACTAGCTGAAGCACTTACTCAAGTCAGCCAG AAATCCTCCTCTCGGCGCTCAGACCCAACCCTACCTGACCCAGATATAGGGGTCTATGAGGAAGTCATTAGGAACTCCATTGGTGGTCtggatg ACGGCCCCTCCTATGCCAGGCTGTGGGAGGGCTCAAGCCCTCACCCCCCATCTCGCCTCACCCACCTGACACGCATCAACGTAGACAACTTTGTTTTTCACAAGGTCCTGGGCAAGGGCAGCTTTGGCAAG GTCCTGCTGGCAGAGTTGAAAGGTCAGGGGGAGTGGTTTGCGGTGAAGGCTCTGAAGAAAGATGTGGTTCTGATGGATGATGATGTGGAGTGTACCATGGTGGAGAAGAGAGTCCTGGCCCTGGCCTGGGACAACCCCTTCCTCACACACCTCTACTCCACCTTCCAGTCCAAG GAACACTTGTTCTTTGTCATGGAGTATCTGAATGGAGGAGACCTGATGTTCCATATTCAGGAGAAGGGACGCTTTGACCTCTACAGGGCAAC gttctACTCTGCTGAGATCATCTGTGGCCTTCAGTTTCTGCACTCCAAAGGGATAATTTACAG AGACCTGAAGTTGGACAATGTGATGTTGGATCATAGTGGTCACGTAAAGATAGCAGACTTTGGCATGTGTAAGGAGAACGTGTTTGGGGAGAACCAGGCTACAACCTTCTGTGGGACTCCTGACTACATCGCTCCAGAG ATCCTGCTGGGTCAGAAGTACTCCTTCTCTGTGGACTGGTGGTCGTTTGGAGTGCTGCTATACGAGATGCTGATTGGCCAGTCCCCCTTCCATGGTGATGATGAGGACGAGCTGTTTGAGTCTATCCGTACAGACACGCCCCACTACCCTCGCTGGATCACCAAGGAGGCCAAGGACCTGATGGAGAGG CTGTTTGAGAGAGACTCCACTCGCAGGCTAGGCATCGTGGGTAACATCCGTGTTCACCCCTTCTTCAAAACCATCAGCTGGTCTGCCCTCGAGAAAAGGGAGGTGGAACCCCCCTTCAGACCCAAAGTG AAAGCCCCAAATGACTGCAGCAACTTTGACAGGGAGTTCCTCAGTGAGAAGCCCCGCCTCTCCCATGGTGACAAGAACTTCATGGATTCCATGGACCAATCAGCTTTCGCCGGCTTCTCCTTCATCAACCCAGAGATGGAGCACCTCTTGGAAAAGTGA